A genomic region of Mesobacillus jeotgali contains the following coding sequences:
- a CDS encoding metal ABC transporter solute-binding protein, Zn/Mn family, whose product MKITKLSLSLLLLMGLTLAGCSSSKESANNNNSESTKLTIYTTIYPLQDFAKKIGGEYVDVESIYPPNVDAHSFEPSTKDMMKLAEADLFIYSGAGIEGFTEKAEQALKNEKVMIVKAAENVEMIESSHDHSHEEEGAHSDEEHHDEESAHSDEEHHDEDAAHSDEEHHDEEAAHSDEEHHDEENTHSDEEHHDKNLDPHVWLDPILSIKLASNIKDSLIELMPDREQEFEQNFAQLEKDLKELDNEFKNVIEQAENKHLLVAHEAYGYWSNRYGIIQIAVNGLSPTQEPSQRELTKLIEEAKEHDLKYIAFEQNVSSRVAEMIQREIGAETVTLYNLESISAEDIKNQEDYFSLMRINLQVLEKVLN is encoded by the coding sequence ATGAAAATTACTAAACTATCACTTAGTTTACTGCTATTAATGGGTTTGACACTAGCCGGCTGTTCTTCCAGCAAGGAATCAGCCAACAATAATAATTCAGAATCTACTAAGCTGACTATCTATACAACCATCTACCCTCTTCAGGATTTTGCGAAAAAAATCGGCGGGGAATATGTGGATGTGGAAAGTATCTATCCACCGAATGTAGACGCCCATAGCTTCGAACCAAGCACGAAGGATATGATGAAGCTTGCTGAAGCTGATTTATTCATTTATTCCGGTGCCGGAATCGAAGGATTTACGGAAAAAGCAGAGCAAGCCTTAAAAAATGAAAAGGTCATGATTGTTAAAGCAGCGGAAAACGTGGAAATGATTGAGTCTTCCCATGATCATTCTCATGAAGAAGAAGGTGCCCATTCCGATGAAGAACACCATGACGAAGAATCCGCTCACTCTGATGAAGAGCACCATGACGAAGATGCCGCCCACTCTGATGAAGAGCACCATGACGAGGAAGCCGCTCACTCTGATGAAGAACACCACGACGAAGAAAACACTCACTCAGACGAGGAGCATCATGATAAAAACTTAGATCCACATGTATGGCTTGATCCAATCTTGTCTATCAAACTAGCATCAAATATTAAAGATTCCTTGATTGAGCTGATGCCTGATCGTGAACAGGAATTTGAACAGAATTTCGCGCAACTTGAGAAAGACCTGAAGGAATTGGACAATGAATTCAAGAATGTGATTGAACAGGCTGAGAACAAACATCTGCTTGTCGCCCATGAAGCATATGGATACTGGTCAAATAGATATGGAATCATCCAGATCGCTGTCAATGGACTTTCTCCTACCCAGGAGCCTTCACAACGTGAATTGACAAAGTTGATTGAAGAAGCAAAAGAACATGATTTGAAATACATTGCGTTTGAACAGAATGTTTCGTCACGCGTGGCAGAAATGATTCAAAGAGAAATCGGTGCTGAGACAGTCACCTTGTATAACCTCGAGTCCATTTCGGCTGAAGATATAAAGAATCAAGAGGACTATTTCAGCCTGATGCGAATAAATCTTCAAGTGCTAGAAAAAGTGTTAAATTGA
- a CDS encoding MFS transporter — protein MARINTWNPEDDRFWQSEGKKHAQRNLWISVPSLMLAFIVWQIWSVVAIRLNDIGFSFTDQQLFTLAAMPGLVGATLRFVYTFGVGMMGGRNWTVLTTAVLAIPAVGIGFAVQNPDTPFSVMLLLAALCGLGGGNFSSSSSNISFFFPKKARGTALGINGGLGNMGVSVVQFVTPLIITTGTFAFISGDGQQLSNGQEVFLQNAAFIWLIPIAIVTIAAWFGMDNLPGTKQSFSDQFVIVKRKHTWIMTWLYVATFGSFIGYSAAFPLLLKSQFPEHISLAFLGAFLAAASRPVGGWLADKMGGAKLTSIVLVAMMAGAGSVIFFLGNKQFSGFLISFLILFIAAGIGSGSTFQMIPGIFVPKEAAPVLGFTAAFAAYGSFLIPKLFGWSINISRGYAPAFFIFIGFYVLSIILNWYYYQRKESVAVLEAQKTTA, from the coding sequence ATGGCTCGTATAAATACATGGAATCCTGAAGACGACCGTTTCTGGCAATCTGAAGGAAAAAAGCATGCTCAACGTAACTTATGGATTTCGGTCCCTTCTTTAATGCTCGCATTCATTGTCTGGCAAATCTGGTCTGTAGTCGCAATTCGCTTGAATGACATTGGCTTTAGTTTTACTGATCAGCAGCTTTTCACTTTGGCGGCAATGCCTGGTCTTGTTGGTGCAACTTTACGATTTGTATATACTTTTGGTGTAGGAATGATGGGCGGACGTAACTGGACAGTTCTGACAACCGCAGTTCTTGCGATTCCGGCTGTCGGAATTGGATTCGCAGTACAGAATCCAGATACACCGTTCTCAGTTATGCTTTTACTTGCTGCACTTTGCGGCCTGGGCGGCGGAAACTTTTCAAGTTCTTCATCCAACATCAGCTTCTTTTTCCCGAAAAAAGCACGCGGAACAGCGCTTGGTATTAATGGCGGTTTAGGCAACATGGGTGTATCAGTCGTTCAATTCGTTACACCATTAATCATTACGACTGGTACTTTCGCTTTTATCTCTGGTGATGGACAGCAATTATCAAACGGCCAGGAAGTTTTTCTTCAAAACGCAGCATTCATCTGGCTCATCCCGATTGCAATTGTAACAATCGCAGCATGGTTCGGCATGGATAACCTGCCTGGAACAAAGCAATCTTTTTCAGATCAATTCGTCATTGTAAAAAGAAAGCACACTTGGATCATGACATGGCTTTACGTAGCAACATTCGGATCATTCATTGGATACTCAGCGGCATTCCCGCTTCTGTTGAAATCACAATTCCCTGAACATATCTCATTGGCTTTCCTTGGCGCTTTCCTTGCTGCAGCTTCACGCCCTGTAGGCGGATGGCTTGCTGATAAAATGGGTGGAGCAAAACTTACTTCAATTGTCTTGGTGGCAATGATGGCCGGAGCAGGAAGCGTCATCTTTTTCCTTGGCAACAAGCAATTCAGCGGCTTCCTGATTTCATTCCTGATCCTGTTCATCGCTGCTGGAATCGGTTCTGGTTCAACATTCCAAATGATTCCTGGAATCTTCGTTCCTAAAGAAGCAGCACCAGTGCTCGGCTTTACCGCAGCATTCGCAGCATACGGATCATTCTTGATTCCAAAGCTGTTCGGCTGGTCTATCAATATTTCCAGAGGCTATGCACCTGCATTCTTTATCTTCATCGGCTTCTATGTATTGTCGATCATCTTAAACTGGTATTACTATCAGAGAAAAGAGTCTGTAGCGGTACTTGAAGCGCAAAAGACAACAGCCTAA
- a CDS encoding TIGR03943 family putative permease subunit: MQFHAQQAARSLILLGFSVLIYMLHFTGKIYLFINPKYLLLSQAAAFLFLLLFFIQITRVWTIKKEHDHDSCNHVGECCSHDDHHDHFHDHGTTPFSAKKLVSYLIIVLPLLSGFMLPAKVLDSAIADKKGAMLSIAGSSKSGQSSETSSEPKEQADSQGTADDAQSPEEGDYQAGQGSDIPEGTETATGYENLMTDEEYDQMMKELETGSTIIFNDSIYSSYYESISSNIDKFQGRKVSLYGFVYKEEGFAENQLVVSRFLVTHCVADASIIGFLSEFPDAATIEKDSWIKIEGVIETGFYMDTPIPLVKVSNWEITEEPKVPYLYPVSIQRN; the protein is encoded by the coding sequence ATGCAATTCCATGCACAGCAGGCGGCAAGGTCCCTGATCCTGCTCGGATTTTCCGTCTTGATTTATATGCTGCATTTTACAGGTAAGATTTATTTATTCATTAATCCAAAGTATTTGCTATTAAGTCAGGCAGCGGCGTTCCTATTTTTGCTCCTGTTTTTTATCCAGATTACACGAGTCTGGACAATAAAAAAGGAACATGACCACGACTCCTGCAATCATGTGGGTGAATGTTGCTCTCATGATGATCACCATGACCATTTTCATGACCATGGGACAACACCTTTTTCAGCAAAAAAACTGGTGTCCTACTTGATCATCGTCCTGCCTCTGCTATCAGGCTTTATGCTCCCTGCAAAGGTTCTCGACTCCGCAATCGCCGATAAAAAGGGCGCAATGCTGTCAATCGCTGGTTCTAGCAAAAGCGGGCAGAGCAGCGAGACTTCGAGTGAACCGAAAGAACAGGCAGATAGCCAGGGAACTGCCGATGACGCCCAGTCACCAGAGGAGGGAGATTATCAGGCTGGACAAGGCTCTGACATACCCGAAGGCACTGAGACTGCAACAGGTTATGAAAATCTAATGACAGATGAAGAATACGATCAAATGATGAAAGAGCTGGAGACAGGATCCACCATCATTTTTAATGACAGTATCTATTCATCCTATTATGAATCAATCAGCTCCAACATCGATAAGTTCCAGGGGCGGAAGGTAAGCCTTTATGGTTTCGTTTATAAAGAGGAAGGCTTTGCAGAAAACCAGCTGGTCGTATCACGATTCCTGGTCACCCACTGTGTCGCAGATGCCAGCATCATCGGATTTTTATCTGAGTTCCCAGACGCAGCGACTATCGAGAAGGACTCATGGATCAAAATAGAAGGCGTCATTGAGACTGGTTTCTATATGGACACTCCTATACCTCTTGTTAAAGTCTCTAATTGGGAGATAACTGAAGAACCGAAAGTTCCATATCTATATCCTGTCAGCATCCAGAGAAATTAA
- a CDS encoding sensor domain-containing diguanylate cyclase — protein sequence MAERLLLSSRWKSFLQKKALPIVTTALGLLWYRNKLKDSLSTYQQLYDHHPDAMISIDSKGQIVAVNQQALYTTRYTKEDLQGKSIYTLFPFKNVSLLEDWLFSPHPDPMQKTEAKMLTNQGNYIDVNVSIVKLHNQSDIYIHLIIEDITKKKRQEDHIKFLAFHDDLTSLPNRRILTMLIDYMIKKQISFCVMILDFDGFKRINDTFGHAVGDQFLVKVGNRLVELSEGKAIVGRLGGDEFLVIFPDSECSESANQIIEGFQEPLVVGKYAAPLTASGGIAAYPSQAQNRKELLEYADIAMYQMKRSGGNGYRHYTEKLFS from the coding sequence TTGGCTGAAAGGTTATTGTTAAGTTCCCGCTGGAAATCATTCCTTCAAAAAAAAGCTCTGCCAATCGTCACTACTGCACTTGGGCTTCTTTGGTATCGAAACAAGTTAAAGGATTCACTTTCTACTTATCAACAGCTTTATGATCATCATCCTGATGCCATGATTTCCATAGACAGTAAGGGACAAATCGTAGCAGTAAATCAACAAGCCCTTTATACCACGCGCTACACAAAGGAAGATTTACAGGGGAAGTCCATCTATACCCTATTTCCATTTAAAAATGTTAGCCTACTGGAGGATTGGCTCTTTAGCCCCCATCCAGACCCCATGCAGAAAACAGAGGCAAAGATGCTCACCAACCAAGGAAATTATATTGATGTGAACGTATCAATCGTAAAACTACATAACCAAAGTGATATTTACATCCACTTGATTATTGAAGATATCACAAAGAAAAAGCGACAGGAAGATCACATCAAGTTTCTTGCCTTTCATGATGATCTGACAAGCCTGCCAAACAGAAGGATTTTAACGATGCTGATCGATTATATGATTAAAAAACAAATAAGTTTTTGCGTCATGATCCTTGATTTCGATGGTTTCAAACGAATTAACGACACTTTCGGCCATGCTGTTGGCGATCAGTTTTTAGTCAAAGTCGGAAATAGACTTGTGGAGCTGTCTGAAGGAAAGGCAATAGTCGGGAGGCTTGGCGGGGATGAGTTCCTGGTTATTTTCCCTGATAGTGAATGCAGTGAGAGTGCGAATCAGATAATCGAAGGTTTCCAAGAGCCCTTGGTTGTCGGTAAATATGCAGCTCCGCTGACCGCCAGCGGAGGCATCGCTGCATACCCCAGCCAGGCACAGAATAGAAAAGAACTTCTCGAATACGCTGACATCGCCATGTATCAAATGAAACGCAGTGGTGGAAATGGTTACCGTCATTATACCGAAAAGCTGTTTTCGTAA
- a CDS encoding GTP-binding protein, which produces MNRKIPVTVLSGYLGSGKTTLLNHILNNRENKKIAVIVNDMSEVNIDAALIKNGGFSKTEEKLVELQNGCICCTLREDLIIEVERLAKAGDVDYIVIESSGISEPIPVAQTFTYVDEELDINLTEWCKLDTMVTVVDANRFWHDFSSGESLLDRKEGTDENDTREVVDLLIDQIEFANVILLNKKDLIDAEVYLELKAVMQKLNPAARIIESSHSRVRMEDVLNTGLFDFEEASQGAGWIKELNEEHIPETEEFGISSFVYRRKRPFHPARWMKWLEEWPEDIVRAKGFFWLATRNNIAGLISQAGPSIMLEAAGEWIDAYPEDEKKQILKDEPELLAKWDIEFGDRMTELVFIGVKMDVQKIIGKLDLCLLTEEEMMMDWHHFPDDLPPFSMPVESGS; this is translated from the coding sequence ATGAACAGGAAAATCCCTGTAACAGTATTGAGCGGCTACCTGGGTTCAGGAAAGACCACGTTATTGAATCATATATTGAACAATCGTGAAAATAAAAAAATTGCGGTGATTGTAAATGATATGAGTGAAGTAAATATCGACGCCGCTCTGATTAAGAATGGAGGCTTTTCAAAAACTGAGGAGAAGCTGGTCGAGCTTCAGAACGGCTGCATTTGCTGTACATTAAGAGAGGATTTAATAATTGAAGTGGAGCGTCTGGCGAAAGCTGGAGACGTTGACTATATCGTTATTGAATCGTCAGGGATTTCAGAACCGATTCCGGTTGCCCAGACATTTACATATGTGGACGAGGAGTTGGATATTAATTTGACGGAATGGTGTAAGCTCGACACTATGGTAACAGTTGTTGATGCAAACAGGTTTTGGCATGATTTCTCTTCCGGGGAGAGCCTCCTGGACAGAAAGGAAGGTACGGATGAGAATGATACACGAGAGGTCGTCGACTTACTGATTGATCAGATCGAGTTTGCCAATGTCATTCTTTTAAACAAAAAAGATCTGATTGATGCTGAAGTCTACCTTGAGTTGAAGGCAGTAATGCAAAAGCTGAATCCGGCGGCAAGGATCATCGAATCGAGTCACTCCAGGGTAAGGATGGAGGATGTTCTAAATACTGGATTGTTCGATTTCGAAGAGGCCAGCCAGGGAGCGGGATGGATAAAGGAACTAAATGAAGAACATATCCCCGAGACGGAGGAATTTGGAATATCTTCATTTGTTTACAGAAGAAAGCGTCCATTCCATCCTGCGAGATGGATGAAGTGGCTTGAGGAGTGGCCTGAGGATATCGTAAGGGCAAAAGGCTTCTTCTGGCTTGCAACTCGCAATAATATCGCGGGGTTAATATCACAAGCGGGACCTTCCATCATGCTGGAAGCTGCTGGAGAGTGGATCGACGCCTACCCGGAGGATGAGAAAAAACAAATCCTTAAGGATGAGCCTGAATTATTGGCAAAATGGGATATTGAATTTGGGGATCGGATGACGGAGCTCGTTTTTATTGGCGTAAAGATGGATGTGCAAAAAATTATTGGCAAATTGGATTTGTGCCTGCTAACTGAAGAAGAAATGATGATGGATTGGCACCATTTCCCTGATGATCTTCCGCCTTTTTCCATGCCGGTAGAGAGTGGCAGTTAA
- the yfkAB gene encoding radical SAM/CxCxxxxC motif protein YfkAB has translation MSYIKPITPQHDPWEAYLDVEQYGRPQLTNIEFTTTTLCNMRCEHCAVGYTLQTKDPAALPLELILKRLDEIPKLRSLSITGGEPMLSLSSVKNYVVPILKYASERGVRTQINSNLTMDLSRYEMIIPYLDVLHISHNWGTVDDFVEGGFAMMEKKPDYQQREKYFTRMIENSRELVKAGVMVSAETMLNKRTLPYLEKIHQQIVDEMHCQRHEVHPMYPSDFASSLETLTLGEIRGAIHHLLDIRDKNVWMLFGTLPFYACSNMEEDLNLLKRLYDSKNVTVRNDPDGRSRLNVNIFNGDIIVTDFGDTPPLGNIQDTKLEDAFQTWQDSEIARELSCHCPAVSCLGPNILVKNSYYQKTDFSKLRHNVSR, from the coding sequence ATGTCATACATAAAACCAATCACCCCTCAACACGACCCCTGGGAAGCTTACCTTGATGTCGAACAATACGGCAGGCCTCAACTCACCAATATCGAATTCACGACAACGACCCTCTGCAATATGCGGTGCGAGCATTGCGCAGTCGGCTATACACTGCAAACTAAAGATCCTGCTGCACTTCCATTGGAGCTTATTCTGAAGCGACTGGACGAAATACCAAAGCTGCGTTCATTGAGTATAACTGGAGGCGAACCGATGCTTTCCCTTTCTTCGGTGAAAAATTATGTCGTGCCAATCTTAAAGTATGCATCAGAACGGGGCGTCCGGACGCAGATCAACTCCAATTTGACGATGGACCTTTCTCGGTACGAGATGATCATACCGTATTTGGATGTGCTGCATATCTCACATAATTGGGGCACTGTCGATGATTTCGTAGAGGGCGGTTTCGCAATGATGGAAAAGAAGCCAGACTACCAGCAGCGCGAAAAATATTTTACAAGAATGATAGAAAACAGCAGAGAGCTCGTGAAAGCCGGCGTCATGGTATCAGCCGAAACGATGCTGAACAAGCGCACCTTGCCGTATCTCGAAAAAATACACCAGCAAATCGTCGATGAAATGCACTGCCAAAGGCATGAGGTGCACCCAATGTACCCTAGCGATTTCGCAAGCAGCCTTGAAACACTGACACTTGGAGAAATCCGCGGAGCGATCCACCATCTGCTTGACATCCGGGATAAAAACGTGTGGATGTTGTTCGGTACGCTGCCTTTCTATGCATGCAGCAATATGGAGGAAGATTTGAACCTGCTAAAACGTCTTTATGACAGCAAAAATGTGACCGTTAGGAACGACCCGGACGGACGTTCGCGCCTCAATGTGAATATTTTCAACGGAGACATCATCGTCACCGATTTCGGCGATACTCCTCCGCTTGGCAATATTCAGGACACCAAGCTTGAAGATGCCTTTCAAACTTGGCAGGATTCCGAGATCGCCAGGGAACTAAGCTGCCACTGCCCGGCCGTCTCCTGCCTCGGACCGAATATATTGGTTAAAAACAGCTATTACCAGAAGACCGACTTCAGCAAGCTTCGGCATAATGTTTCCAGGTAA
- a CDS encoding EAL domain-containing protein yields the protein MGCNACVVGNLHFEIIVEGHQNFLVFPEVVRHLGRNGELVRSEGDTIVVSEAGMKDFLDFCHDHMDSENVFFRLDDGEWRPLTEAGLILDSQWIDEVILNELVTCHAQPILNGEGEIYAYEMLARFYREDGSMIYPGEIFGAARKRDRLYALDRICRMAAVRAASFTDKKVFINFIPTSIYSPEFCLKSTTMLADRLGVNPDRLVFEVVETENVEDTDHLKRILAFYKEKGFRYALDDVGEGYSTLELLSDLQPHYMKLDMKYVQGVATDTQKQQTASAFLIEAKRLGSVPLAEGIELEKDFKWLKEKGYQLFQGYFFGKPAPIEALERQN from the coding sequence ATGGGGTGTAATGCGTGTGTGGTCGGCAATTTGCATTTTGAAATTATAGTAGAAGGGCACCAGAATTTTCTTGTTTTTCCTGAAGTGGTCCGCCATTTGGGACGTAACGGAGAATTGGTCCGTTCAGAGGGGGATACTATAGTTGTAAGTGAAGCGGGAATGAAGGATTTCCTTGATTTTTGCCATGATCATATGGATTCTGAGAATGTCTTTTTCCGGCTTGATGATGGGGAATGGCGGCCGCTGACAGAAGCAGGGTTAATCCTCGATAGCCAATGGATTGACGAGGTCATTCTTAATGAGCTTGTTACCTGCCATGCTCAGCCGATCCTTAATGGTGAAGGCGAAATTTATGCATATGAGATGCTGGCCCGGTTTTACCGAGAGGATGGGTCAATGATTTATCCTGGAGAAATCTTTGGGGCGGCCAGGAAAAGAGATCGATTGTATGCGCTTGACCGGATTTGCAGGATGGCAGCGGTAAGGGCAGCTTCTTTTACCGATAAAAAGGTTTTTATCAATTTCATCCCGACTTCGATTTATTCACCTGAGTTCTGTCTGAAATCGACCACCATGCTGGCAGATCGGTTGGGAGTCAACCCGGATCGGCTTGTATTTGAAGTGGTGGAAACGGAAAATGTGGAAGACACGGATCATCTGAAAAGGATCCTGGCTTTTTACAAAGAAAAAGGTTTCCGTTATGCGTTGGACGATGTGGGCGAAGGATATAGTACACTGGAGCTGCTGTCAGATCTGCAGCCACATTATATGAAATTGGATATGAAGTATGTCCAGGGAGTTGCAACGGATACACAAAAGCAACAGACAGCTTCCGCTTTTTTGATCGAAGCGAAGAGACTTGGTTCTGTACCGCTTGCGGAGGGAATTGAGTTGGAAAAAGACTTTAAGTGGCTTAAGGAAAAAGGATATCAGCTATTCCAGGGATACTTTTTTGGGAAGCCTGCTCCAATTGAAGCTTTGGAAAGACAAAACTAG
- a CDS encoding FAD-dependent oxidoreductase, which produces MTAQATNGIQGYTKISWRMSENNSGQALEVFCTSTTLLTCFGGQLNLVTDPIYKEKMARYVRYLIDEMARLNIDIRLNSEASVGLIKLMNPDVVLLATGGTPRVPGFEGLELLHVSNYRDVKVENSIFTGKKIAVIGSGMVCHSTSRRLSEQGNEVTLIEVLTESARKISPQTRVKLMEKLKTEDIQVITGHEVSKIVLDGAILKEQKTSETVMVEVDQVVIAMGVQAYNPLEEPLREVMDHIIVIGDAAGNTSLADATRGGFETAYHLA; this is translated from the coding sequence ATGACGGCGCAGGCGACGAATGGAATCCAGGGATACACAAAAATATCCTGGAGGATGTCGGAAAATAATAGTGGCCAGGCATTGGAGGTGTTTTGTACTTCAACAACATTGCTGACTTGTTTCGGCGGGCAGCTAAACCTTGTCACAGACCCAATATATAAAGAGAAAATGGCAAGGTACGTTAGATACCTCATCGATGAAATGGCTCGGCTGAATATTGATATCCGCCTGAATTCAGAAGCGTCTGTCGGGCTGATCAAATTAATGAACCCGGATGTGGTTTTGCTGGCTACAGGCGGAACCCCGCGTGTCCCAGGTTTTGAGGGTCTTGAGCTTCTGCATGTAAGCAATTATCGCGATGTCAAAGTTGAAAACAGTATTTTTACCGGCAAAAAAATCGCAGTCATAGGAAGCGGGATGGTTTGCCACAGCACTTCGCGCAGACTTTCCGAGCAAGGAAATGAAGTAACACTCATTGAAGTCCTCACAGAATCAGCCAGAAAAATAAGCCCGCAGACCAGAGTGAAACTGATGGAAAAGCTGAAAACCGAGGATATCCAGGTCATTACCGGGCACGAGGTTAGCAAAATTGTACTCGATGGAGCCATTTTAAAAGAGCAGAAAACTAGCGAAACCGTAATGGTAGAGGTTGACCAGGTTGTCATAGCCATGGGAGTGCAGGCTTACAACCCATTGGAAGAGCCACTAAGAGAAGTGATGGATCACATCATCGTCATAGGAGACGCAGCAGGCAATACATCTTTAGCAGATGCCACCAGAGGCGGGTTCGAAACAGCATACCATCTGGCCTAA
- the rpsN gene encoding 30S ribosomal protein S14 yields MAKKSKVVKEKKRQELVLKYADLRRELKEKGDYEALRKLPRDSASTRLKNRCEVTGRPRGYLRKFKMSRIAFREYAHKGQIPGVKKSSW; encoded by the coding sequence TTGGCTAAAAAATCAAAGGTTGTAAAAGAAAAAAAACGCCAGGAGCTGGTGTTGAAATATGCTGACCTGCGCAGGGAACTGAAAGAAAAGGGCGATTACGAAGCGCTGCGGAAGCTTCCGCGTGATTCTGCATCGACTCGCTTGAAAAATCGCTGTGAAGTGACAGGACGACCGCGTGGATATCTCCGTAAATTTAAAATGTCGCGTATTGCTTTCCGCGAATACGCGCATAAAGGCCAGATTCCGGGCGTGAAAAAATCCAGCTGGTAA
- a CDS encoding type B 50S ribosomal protein L31 codes for MKKNIHPDYHKVVFMDTNSGFKFLTGSTKTSNQTTEWEDGNTYPLIKVEVSSDTHPFYTGVQKFSDRGGRTERFMKRYNLKDK; via the coding sequence ATGAAGAAAAACATTCATCCGGACTATCATAAAGTAGTATTCATGGATACAAACAGCGGCTTCAAGTTTTTAACAGGATCGACAAAGACTTCGAACCAGACAACCGAATGGGAGGATGGCAACACTTACCCGCTTATTAAGGTGGAAGTAAGCTCGGATACCCATCCATTTTATACGGGCGTCCAAAAGTTCTCTGACCGCGGAGGCCGAACTGAAAGATTTATGAAGAGATATAATTTAAAGGACAAATAG
- a CDS encoding permease, with the protein MIRLIRSNLLDITGFAVILAFLMLLSLGMGFQSKLEIPSSILNLNTIFLSILIEAFPFVLIGVLIAGMIQIFVTEEHISRWIPKNKYLAIVMSCSVGALFPACECGIVPIIRRLVGKGVPIAAAIGFMLTGPLINPIVIASTYMAFGNDFKIAALRMGLGFAIAIIVAFMVGMFFKGTQFKKSTSLHVHSHSGKKSFLEKFWAMLQHSIDEFFDMAKYLIIGAFLAAMVQTYMPAKTLLEIGSGAASSLAVMMGLAFFLSLCSEADAFIGASFSSIFPSTSILGFLIFGPMIDLKNTLIMMSVFRFKFVMTVLALVAGTVFTILMLFGGML; encoded by the coding sequence ATGATTCGATTAATCCGGTCTAATTTATTGGACATTACAGGTTTTGCTGTCATTCTGGCGTTTCTTATGCTGCTAAGCCTGGGGATGGGGTTTCAGAGTAAGTTGGAAATTCCATCTTCCATTCTGAATCTGAATACGATATTTCTCAGTATTTTAATAGAAGCCTTCCCGTTTGTTCTGATTGGGGTGCTGATTGCGGGGATGATTCAGATTTTTGTCACCGAGGAGCATATAAGCAGGTGGATTCCTAAGAACAAATATTTGGCGATTGTAATGAGCTGCAGCGTTGGCGCCCTTTTTCCAGCCTGCGAATGCGGAATTGTGCCAATCATCCGCAGGCTAGTGGGCAAAGGAGTCCCTATAGCCGCTGCTATTGGTTTTATGTTGACAGGTCCCCTTATCAATCCGATTGTCATTGCTTCTACATATATGGCTTTTGGCAACGATTTTAAAATTGCTGCTCTCAGGATGGGATTGGGATTTGCCATCGCGATCATTGTCGCCTTCATGGTTGGAATGTTTTTCAAAGGAACGCAGTTCAAAAAAAGCACCTCATTGCACGTCCATAGCCATTCTGGAAAGAAGTCCTTCCTCGAAAAATTCTGGGCGATGCTCCAGCATTCAATTGATGAGTTTTTCGACATGGCCAAGTATCTGATCATCGGGGCATTCCTGGCGGCTATGGTCCAAACCTATATGCCGGCGAAAACCTTATTGGAAATTGGCAGTGGTGCCGCTTCCTCACTGGCTGTCATGATGGGACTAGCGTTCTTCCTGTCCCTTTGCTCTGAGGCAGATGCCTTCATTGGTGCTTCATTCAGCAGCATCTTTCCTTCAACGTCGATCCTTGGCTTCCTGATTTTCGGGCCGATGATTGACTTGAAAAATACGCTGATCATGATGAGCGTGTTCCGATTTAAATTTGTCATGACCGTTCTTGCGCTCGTCGCTGGTACTGTATTCACTATTCTCATGCTGTTTGGCGGCATGCTATAG